The following are encoded in a window of Patescibacteria group bacterium genomic DNA:
- the cutA gene encoding divalent cation tolerance protein CutA, producing MKIIWVIVSCNTTNEAKKIGQELLTQRLAVCFEILPRLGAWFFWPPKKNKIETAKGCLLIMDTLPQYFPEIEKVVKKLHSDKTPFVGSIELKNINIKYVKWLKGELK from the coding sequence ATGAAAATAATTTGGGTAATTGTCAGTTGCAATACAACTAATGAGGCCAAGAAAATCGGCCAGGAACTTTTAACTCAAAGACTAGCTGTTTGTTTTGAAATTTTACCCCGCCTAGGCGCGTGGTTTTTTTGGCCACCCAAGAAAAACAAGATAGAAACTGCCAAGGGCTGTCTTTTAATAATGGACACATTGCCCCAATATTTTCCTGAAATAGAAAAAGTTGTAAAAAAATTACATAGCGATAAAACACCTTTTGTCGGTTCAATTGAACTAAAAAATATTAATATCAAATATGTTAAATGGCTAAAGGGGGAATTAAAATAA
- a CDS encoding endonuclease Q family protein, with protein MRQIADLHIHSKYSRACSKDLILPKIDEWCKYKGIDIVSTGDFTHPAWFEDIKKELESLGNGLFKLKVGDGKVKFILCTEISCIYKQGEKTRRMHLNIFFPEIKNVEEFNSTLEKMGCNLKSDGRPIIGLTAIELAKIVFGINDKAMIIPAHAWTPWFSIFGSKSGFDSIEECFGKYAKNIFSIETGLSSNPPMNWRLSALDKITLVSNSDAHSLPNLGREANVFDLENASYDEIYNTLKNQDKKKFLFTIEFYPEEGKYHYDGHASHNYSLTPKETKKNKGICPICKKSLVIGVLYRVDDLADRDEGELDKHIPYKSLVPLQEIIAESFNVGKSSKRVQAEYFNIIKKAGTEFAALLDLSYEELKKITLPEIVEAIKRVREGKLFIKPGYDGIYGKVKIFNNKERKGFEQAKLI; from the coding sequence ATGAGACAAATCGCCGACCTTCATATTCACTCCAAATACTCTCGAGCTTGCTCGAAAGATTTAATTTTGCCAAAAATTGATGAGTGGTGCAAATACAAAGGCATTGATATTGTGTCTACTGGAGATTTTACTCATCCGGCGTGGTTTGAGGATATAAAAAAAGAATTGGAGTCTTTGGGTAATGGATTATTTAAATTAAAAGTAGGGGATGGTAAGGTTAAATTTATTTTATGTACGGAAATTTCTTGTATTTATAAACAGGGTGAAAAAACAAGGCGCATGCATTTGAATATTTTTTTCCCAGAAATAAAAAATGTGGAAGAATTTAATTCCACTTTGGAAAAAATGGGTTGTAATCTAAAATCTGATGGCCGGCCCATAATTGGTTTAACAGCAATTGAATTGGCAAAAATAGTTTTTGGGATTAATGACAAGGCTATGATTATTCCAGCTCATGCCTGGACTCCTTGGTTTTCTATTTTTGGTTCTAAATCAGGGTTTGATTCAATTGAAGAATGCTTTGGCAAATATGCGAAAAATATTTTTAGCATTGAAACTGGGCTTTCATCAAACCCTCCAATGAATTGGCGTTTGTCAGCTTTGGATAAAATAACTTTGGTATCCAATTCTGACGCGCACTCCTTGCCTAATTTGGGCCGTGAAGCAAATGTTTTTGATTTAGAAAATGCTTCTTATGATGAAATTTATAACACTTTAAAAAATCAGGACAAAAAGAAATTTTTATTCACGATTGAATTTTATCCTGAGGAAGGCAAGTATCATTATGACGGCCATGCCAGCCATAATTATTCTTTAACTCCCAAAGAAACAAAAAAGAACAAAGGCATTTGTCCTATTTGTAAAAAATCATTAGTGATTGGCGTTTTATATCGCGTTGATGATTTGGCTGACAGAGATGAAGGAGAATTAGATAAACATATTCCTTATAAAAGTTTAGTGCCTTTGCAGGAAATTATTGCGGAAAGCTTTAATGTCGGAAAAAGTTCCAAGCGCGTGCAAGCTGAGTATTTTAATATTATAAAAAAAGCAGGCACAGAATTTGCCGCTTTGTTGGATCTAAGTTATGAGGAATTGAAAAAAATAACTTTGCCAGAAATTGTAGAAGCAATCAAAAGAGTGCGCGAAGGGAAATTATTTATTAAGCCAGGTTATGATGGGATTTATGGTAAAGTGAAAATATTTAATAACAAGGAAAGAAAAGGATTTGAACAAGCGAAATTGATTTAG
- a CDS encoding phosphoglycerate mutase family protein, translating into MKETFSSIEKKEKEPGQTKVEVDFIRHGKSSYTEQGRDLTPEGEKQVLASAREIIEKINPTKEIVVLLSSPAARAQGSAEIITGLMEEKGIEIYKRGVVSSMRNFDQKDNKYLEGLWQDAEKAGVSADQIYAKHPKYQDMNEKFETQGEVRKRAARVFNWIRYLAEHAKKTDKTIHIIGVSHFEFLNPIMEDLFDFKVEEGKGITYGEDLRIRFDFARQSKKLAISAEFRGQKKDNIIFDKKTRKFIIEK; encoded by the coding sequence ATGAAAGAAACATTTTCTTCTATTGAAAAAAAAGAAAAAGAGCCAGGGCAGACTAAAGTTGAAGTGGATTTTATTCGCCATGGTAAAAGTTCATATACTGAACAAGGCCGAGATTTAACACCAGAAGGAGAAAAACAAGTTTTGGCAAGCGCAAGAGAAATAATTGAAAAAATTAATCCTACTAAGGAAATAGTAGTTTTATTAAGTTCTCCGGCAGCCAGAGCCCAAGGTTCTGCAGAAATCATTACTGGATTAATGGAGGAAAAAGGAATCGAGATTTATAAAAGAGGAGTTGTAAGTTCAATGAGGAATTTTGACCAAAAAGATAATAAGTATCTTGAGGGATTATGGCAAGACGCTGAAAAAGCTGGAGTATCTGCTGACCAAATTTATGCAAAACATCCAAAATATCAGGACATGAATGAAAAATTTGAGACTCAAGGAGAAGTAAGGAAAAGAGCAGCCAGGGTTTTTAATTGGATTAGATATCTGGCTGAACATGCCAAAAAGACAGACAAGACCATCCATATCATTGGGGTGAGCCACTTTGAATTTCTTAATCCGATAATGGAAGATCTATTTGATTTTAAAGTGGAGGAAGGCAAGGGTATTACTTATGGTGAAGATTTAAGGATCAGGTTTGATTTTGCTCGTCAGTCTAAAAAATTAGCTATTTCAGCCGAATTTAGAGGGCAGAAAAAAGACAATATTATTTTTGATAAAAAAACCAGGAAATTTATTATTGAAAAATAA
- a CDS encoding HD domain-containing protein — MDIVKEVEKIVRETCAKDTNVFTYALATHFVPVVENAKILAEKLGADLEIVTLAAWLHDYASVYDAKLMPEHHLHGPRLAQEILEKLNYPQDKIDQVKHCIEAHRGSQKIPRKTIEAECVASADAMAQITKFPALLILAWKVHNMGYQEGIDFALGKMERSWNKLIPEARELVEDQYKSIKKIFK, encoded by the coding sequence ATGGATATTGTAAAAGAAGTAGAAAAAATTGTACGCGAAACGTGTGCTAAAGACACAAATGTGTTTACCTATGCTTTAGCAACTCATTTTGTTCCTGTGGTGGAAAACGCTAAAATATTGGCAGAAAAGTTAGGCGCTGATTTGGAAATTGTGACTTTGGCTGCCTGGCTGCACGATTATGCCAGTGTTTATGACGCTAAATTAATGCCTGAACATCATTTACATGGACCAAGATTAGCCCAGGAAATTTTAGAGAAATTAAATTATCCGCAAGATAAAATTGATCAGGTTAAACACTGCATTGAAGCTCATCGTGGCAGCCAAAAGATCCCCAGAAAAACAATTGAGGCAGAATGCGTAGCCAGTGCGGATGCCATGGCACAGATTACTAAGTTTCCTGCCTTATTAATTTTGGCCTGGAAGGTTCATAATATGGGTTACCAAGAAGGCATTGATTTTGCTTTAGGGAAAATGGAAAGAAGTTGGAATAAATTAATTCCCGAAGCTAGGGAACTAGTTGAAGATCAGTACAAATCTATAAAAAAGATTTTTAAATAA
- a CDS encoding MBL fold metallo-hydrolase, with amino-acid sequence MAEVKILIEGFTTADSKEQGEEKTSPTITLVRDGDIIMIVDPGVVESQDLIIEKLKKEGLSVNDINFVCLTHSHIDHFRNIGMFPEAKTLEYFGLWDKNTVEDWQEQFSQDIKIIKTPGHNYDSITLLVKTEIGIIAICGDVFWKENYPETDPYATDNDKLAESRRKVLELANYVIPGHGKMFKVKK; translated from the coding sequence ATGGCTGAAGTTAAAATTTTAATTGAAGGATTTACAACCGCTGATTCTAAAGAACAAGGTGAAGAAAAAACTTCTCCAACCATTACTTTGGTTAGGGATGGTGATATTATTATGATTGTTGATCCTGGAGTGGTGGAAAGTCAGGATTTAATAATTGAAAAACTTAAAAAGGAAGGTTTGAGCGTTAATGATATTAATTTTGTCTGTCTGACTCATTCACATATTGATCATTTTAGAAATATTGGCATGTTTCCAGAAGCAAAAACTTTGGAATATTTTGGCCTGTGGGATAAAAATACGGTTGAGGATTGGCAGGAACAATTTAGTCAAGACATTAAAATCATAAAAACACCCGGACATAATTATGATAGCATCACGCTTTTAGTTAAAACAGAAATTGGTATTATAGCTATTTGCGGTGATGTTTTTTGGAAAGAAAATTATCCAGAAACAGATCCATATGCAACTGATAATGATAAGCTGGCAGAAAGCAGAAGGAAAGTTTTAGAACTGGCTAATTATGTTATTCCAGGCCATGGGAAAATGTTCAAGGTTAAAAAATAA